CACGGAGCATGCCGCGCGCGGCCGCTCGTTCCATTCCGTCGGTGACATCCCGGCTGCGTGGTTTCAGGTCGGCCATCGCCCCATTCTGTCCGTCGCCGGAGCCGACCGCGAGTCCGTGGTGTGGAGGATCGGCTCACGGGTACTCGGTTCGGCAGGTTGGGTTTGTGCCCGGGCGCTAACTCGGCCGAGGCCCCGCAGGTTGTGCAGTCCAGCTTGCGGGGCCGCGCCTTGACAACGTAAATGCCTAACCGGCTATATTGCCGGAGTGGCAACTACGTTCGAAGTGCTGGCCGAGCCCCGGCGCCGCGAGATCCTCGACCTGCTCCGCACCGGTGAACGGCCGGTCGGGGACCTGGTCGACCGGCTGACGCTCACCCAGCCAACGGTGTCGAAGCATCTGAAGGTGCTGCGCGAAGCGGGCCTCGTCGAAGTCCGCCAGGACGCGCAGCGGCGGTGGTACCGCCTGTGCCCGGAGCCGCTCGCCGAGGTCGACGCCTGGCTCGCGCCCTACCGCGCGCTGTGGAACGCGCGCCTCGACGCGCTCGAGCGCCACCTGGAAACCATGCCCGACGAGGAGGACCCGTCATGAAGGCCGAGCTGAACAC
The genomic region above belongs to Amycolatopsis sp. YIM 10 and contains:
- a CDS encoding helix-turn-helix transcriptional regulator, giving the protein MATTFEVLAEPRRREILDLLRTGERPVGDLVDRLTLTQPTVSKHLKVLREAGLVEVRQDAQRRWYRLCPEPLAEVDAWLAPYRALWNARLDALERHLETMPDEEDPS